The Desulfovibrio sp. genome segment TCCTACGCCGTCTACTTTTTGAAGTCCCACGGCGTCACCCGCCTCGACGTGCTCGAGTGCATAGCCCACGGACAGGGCCTGGAGGAGAGCAGGGAATCCGAGGACGGTGCGAAGCAGGGTGAAGAGCCCGGCAAGAAAAAGGAATCCGCCCTTGAGCAGTTCACCGTGGACCTGGTGGCCAAGGCGCGCGAAGGCAAGATCGACCCCCTCATCGGGCGCGACGAGGAACTTGCCCGTACAGTGCAGGTGCTGGCCAGGCGCCGCAAGAACAACCCCTTGTATGTGGGCGATCCCGGCGTGGGCAAGACGGCCCTGGCCGAAGGCCTGGCCCTGCGCATCGCCACGGGCGATGTACCCGAAGTGTTCAAGGATGTGGAGGTGTTCGCCCTGGACATGGGCTCCCTGCTTGCCGGAACCAAGTACCGGGGAGATTTCGAGGCCCGCATGAAGGCCGTTCTGAACGAATTCAAGGCCAAGCCGGGCGCTATACTCTTCGTGGACGAAATCCACACTATCGTGGGCGCGGGCGCCACCAGCGGCGGCACCATGGACGCCTCCAACATCTTGAAGCCTGTCCTGGCTTCCGGGCAGCTGCGCTGCATCGGCTCCACCACCTACGAGGAATTCAAGAACCACTTCGAAAAGGACAGGGCGCTTTCCAGGCGCTTCCAGAAGATCGAGGTCCGCGAGCCCTCCCAGGAGGAGGCCGTGGAGATATTGAAGGGATTAAAGCCCCACTACGAGGAACACCACGGGGTTCAGTACACTGCTGGTTCGTTGAAAAGCGCGGTGGAACTCTCGGCCCGGCACTTAAACGACCGCTACCTGCCCGACAAGGCCATAGACGTCATCGACGAGGCCGGGGCCGTGTTCAGGCTTTCCGGAAAGCCCGGCAAGAACGTCATCGGCGTGCATGATGTGGAGAAGGTGGTTTCACGCATGGCCAAGATTCCGGCCCAGCGCGTTTCCGCAACCGACCGCACCCATCTCTCCGGAATAGAAAACGATCTCAAGCGGCTCATCTTCGGCCAGGACGAGGCCATCGACATCTTGAGCAAGGCCATCAAGCGCTCCAGGGCCGGGCTCTCCCCAGCCGGAAAGCCCACCGGCAACTTCCTGCTTGCCGGGCCTACCGGGGTAGGCAAGACGGAATTGGCCAAGCAGCTGGCCAATGTGCTGGGCATTCATTTCATGCGCTTCGACATGAGCGAGTACATGGAGAAACACGCCGTGGCCCGGCTCATCGGCGCGCCTCCGGGATACGTGGGCTTCGACCAGGGCGGTCTTCTCACCGAGGGCATCCGCAAGCACCCCTACTGCGTGCTGCTCCTCGACGAGATCGAGAAGGCCCACCCGGACATGTTCAACATCCTCCTGCAGGTGATGGACTACGCCACCCTGACCGACAACAACGGGCGCAAGGCGGATTTCAGCCACGTGATCCTGCTTATGACATCCAACGCGGGCGCTCGCGAGATGTCCGCCAAGTCCATCGGCTTCGGCCATCAGAAGCCGGAGGACGGCGCCTCCCACGGCCAAAAAGCGTTGGAGCGTCTGTTCTCGCCGGAATTCCGCAACCGTCTGGACGCCGTGGTCACCTTCAAGTCCTTGACTCCCGCCATCATGGAGATGATCGTGGGCAAGTACATCACCGAGCTGAACGCCCAGCTGAAGGAACGCAAGGTCCTGGTGGACGTGAGCGACAAGGCTGTGCAGTGGCTGGCCAAGAAGGGCTTTGACCCGGCCTTCGGTGCCAGGCCCCTGGCCCGCTTCATTCAGGAAAAGCTCAAGGACCCGCTGGCCGACGAGCTCCTTTTCGGCAAGCTGCAGAAGGGCGGCCAGGTGAAGGTGGGCATCGCCAAGGACGGCCCCAAGAAGGGGAAGCAAGGCAAGGTGGAAACGGTGCTGACCTTCGAGTTCAAGCCGAAAACGCCGGAAAAGGAAAAAGTCTGAGATACCATGAGGGACCGGGCGTAACCCCGGTCCCTTTTTATACGAGCATGCATCTCTTCCCCCTCTTCATCGTCCTCCTCTTGCTTTCGTCAGGCTGCGACTCGGCTCCCTATACCGAGCGCAGGCAGCTCATCGTCATCCCCGAGCGCCAGGAACGGGCCATGGGCGTTCAGGCGGCCCGCGACATCCTTGCCACGGAGAAGCTCTCAAGCAATCAGGCCCAGGTGGAGGCGGTCAGGCGCGTGGGGCAGCGGATTGCGGCAGCCAGCAACGAAGCGGACATGCGCTGGGAATTCCACGTCATCGACAAGGACTCCGTGCCCAACGCCTTCTGCCTGCCCGGCGGGAAGATATTCGTCTATTCGGGACTCTTCAAATACGTGCAGGATGAAGCCCAACTGGCCACGGTGATCGCCCATGAGGTTGCCCACGCCATGGCGCGTCATGGTGCGGAGCGGGCTACCGTTGAGCTTGGCGCGCAGCTTGGCGGCGCGGTTCTGGGGCTGGTGCTGGGGGACGAGGACCCCAGGCTTGCCCAGATTGCCTCGAAGGTGTGGGGGTATGGCGCGAGCCTTGGGGTGATGCTGCCCTACAGCCGCAAGCAGGAGTACGAGGCTGACACCATCGGCCTGCACCTGATGGCCAAGGCCGGTTACGACATGGACGCCGCGCTCAAGTTCTGGGACAACATGCGCAAGAACCCGCAATCGCCCAAGATATTCGCTTTTCTTTCCACCCATCCCACGGACGAGAGGCGCATCGAACGCATCAAGAAGACCATCTCCGAGATACGGGCGGGGCAAAAAACTTCCTGATCGTTTTGAAAACGGGGCGGCTCTGTACCGCCTTTTTCAATTCCCGGATGGAGTCGGCTTCAAACACATCCCCGGCCGTACCTGTCACTTCCGATTCAGGTTTTCAACGCGGCTTATAGTAAAAGAACAGAATTGTACTATGATTGTTCAGTTGAGATAACTCCATGATGAATCAATGGAGCTATCTGCATGGGGGAAACTGGAAACGAAGAAGTGGGGTTGAAGCAACGTTTTAATTTGCTACATGGTTAATTGTACAGGCCTCAGCGAAGTCTATAATAAACAGAATCAACCGTAGCCGATGCTTCTCAAGCATGGAGAGGAAGCCACGCCAGTGTGGAACCGGATACAATGGGTAAGGAAGGCCGAAGCATGATTTCGGACCAGACCTCTGCCTCCGCCCATATGACGCTGAAAGCGCTCGTGACGGCGTGCATGCTGATGCTGTTCTGGTGGTGCCCGGCGTGTCCCAGTTCCGCCTCTGAATCTCCCGATGTGAAGGTTCTGTACATAAATTCATATCATCGCGGGTATTCCTGGAGCGACGGGATCGAGGAGGGCTTGCGGGAACGCCTCAATCGATCAGGCAAAAATATCGAGTTGTCCCTCGAATACCTGGACAGCCGCCGGTTTGCTTACGGCAAGCAGATCGAGCCAATGGCCCAGGCCATGGAGATCAAATATAAGAACTATAAACCCGACGTTGTCGTTGTTTCCGACAATGCCGCCTTCGATTTCATCAAACAATACCGCGACCGCCTGTGTCCGAATGCGCCCATAGTCTTTTGCGGGTATAATGATTTCAGGCCCGGCGTTATACAGGGCATGGCCAACATTACCGGGGTGAACGAAGAGATAAGCATCGAGGAAACCGTTGCCATGGCCCTCAAGGTGCACCCGGGAACCCGAACCCTGGCGTTCATCATGTCCACGGGTGACTTGAGCAGCAAACGCATCGTCGAGGCGGCGGAAGAGTCGATCCTTCCAAAGCTTCGGGAGCGTTTCAACGTGGTGGTGCTTCTGGACGCCTCGTTGGATGAAATCAAAGAGGGTTTGGCCCGGTTGCCGCGTGAGACAATTCTGTTTTTCTCCGGCCAGACTCGCGACATCGCTTCCGGCAGGGAGCTCTCGCCGATTGAAAACGGCAGGCTCATCGCTAGCTTCAGTCCTTTCCCGGCGTACACCTTCTGGGATTTCCACCTCAACACCGGGGTGCTGGGCGGCCACGTTCTCACTGGTCAGGATCAGGGACGTGCGGCGGCCGATATGGTTCTTCGCATCCTGGCCGGAACTCCGGCGGACTCCATACCGGTCCTCATGACTTCACCCGCCACGAATATTTTCGACTACAATGTCATGAACAGATTCGGCATTTCCCCTGGCGATCTGCCTCTGAACAGCGTCATAATCAACCAGCCGTTCTCATTGTGGAAACTCTATCGGTGGCAAATCATCGCCCTTTTCGCTTTCATTGTAGCCGAGAGCATGCTGGTCGTTTATCTTTTGAAGGTGGTTCGTGACCGTCGCAGTGCGCATGCCACGCTGGAAGAAGAACGGTCTTCATTGGAAAAACACGTTCACCAGCGTACGGAAGAACTCAGGGAAGCCAATCAACAGCTTTCCCTGCTGAGTTTTCATGATTGCTTGACGAATATCGCCAACAGACGCCGTTTTGATGGCGTTCTCAGTGCGGAGCTTTTGCGAAGAAAAAGATCTGGAAAGCCTCTTTCACTTATCATGCTGGATATTGATTTTTTCAAACAATACAACGATACATATGGTCATATTGCAGGCGACGACTGTCTACGGAAGATCGCCGGACTCTTGGTCGACAAGAGCAATCGAACTACAGATTTAACAGCACGCTATGGTGGAGAGGAGTTCTCAATAATCCTGCCGGAAACCAGCGCGTATGGGGCGCAGGTCATTGCGGAACGTATCCGTAAGGGAGTCAAGGACCTAGCCATACCACATTCCTCGTCGAGCATTTCCGATCATGTCACGGTAAGCCTTGGCGTGGTGACGATCTCAGAGGCCAAGCCGGTCTCTCCAAAGGAATTGATTTTTTTGGCGGACGAACTGCTTTACGAGGCGAAATCCGGGGGGCGCGACCGGGTGGTTGCGAAAGAATACGCAGAGAAGCAACCCTGAAGACACGGACAGCATGGATACAACAGAACGCGCCGTTCAACGGATGTCCGTTGAACGGCGCGATTGCGTTAAAGTATTCCGGATCGGTCGCGAGGGGCCGTCAAGGGCGGACCGGTCGTGGAACCTCAAGAACGGCTACAAATTGTACAGCGTCTCGCCGGGGATGATCTTTATCCCTTTCTGCCCGAGAAGCTCGATGGCCTGGTCGGTCTTGTCGAAGCGGAACACGATGATGGCCGTCCGGGCGCTCTGCTGCACGAAGGCGTACATGTATTCCACGTTGACCCCGCCCTGGGAGAGAATCTGCAGAATGGCGTTCAAGCCGCCGGGCTTGTCGTCCACTTCCACGGCCACCACCGAGGTGCGCCCCACTGTAAAGCCCTGTTCTTTCAGGGCCTTCTTGGCTTTCTCGTGGTCGGAGACGATCAGGCGCAGAATGCCGAAGTCCGAGGTGTCGGCCAGGGACAGGGCCCGGATGCTCACCTCGTTCTCGGACAAGATGCGGGTCACTTCCTCCAGGCGTCCGGCCCGGTTTTCCAGGAAAATGGAAATCTGCTCGACTTTCATGGGTTCCCCCTAGCTTATTGGCTCTTGCGCAAATCGAGAATCCGCTGGGCCTTGCCTTCCGAACGCTGGATGCTCCTGGGTTCAACCAGCTTCACATGCGCTGTCACGCCCAGGTAATCCTTGATGTTCTTGATTATCTTGCCTTCGATGCGTTGTAAATTCTTGATTTCGTCCGAGAAGAGCTTCTCGTCTACCTCCACCTGCACTTCCAGCGTATCCAGGTTGCCCTCGCGCTTCACCACCAGGAGGTAGTGGGGCGACAGTCCTTCCGTTTCCAGGAGGATGGATTCTATCTGGCTGGGGAACACGTTCACGCCTCGGATGATGAGCATGTCGTCGGAGCGGCCCATCATGCGGTGCACCCGGGCGAAGGTCCGGCCGCAGCGGCAGGGCACAACGTCCAATTTGGTGATGTCGCGGGTGCGGTAGCGGATGAGCGGCTGGGCTTCCTTGGTGAGCGTGGTGATGACCAGCTCGCCGACCTCGCCCGGAGGCAGAACCTCGCAGGTGTCGGGATCGATCACCTCGATCAGGAAGTGGTCTTCCATGATGTGCAGGCCCTTCTGGGCGATGTTGCACTCGATGCCCACGCCCGGTCCCATGATCTCCGAGAGGCCGTAGATGTCGATGGCCGTGATGCCCATGCGCTCCTCGATGTCGCGGCGCATCTCCTCAGTCCAGGGCTCGGCCCCGAAAATGCCGATCTTTAAGGGCAGGTCCTTGATGTTGACCCCGGCCTCCAGTGCCGCCTCGTGCAGCACCAGGGCGTAGGAGGGGGTGGAGCAGATAACGGTGGGGCCGAAATCCTTCAGAAGCATCACCTGGCGCTTGGTGCCGCCGCCCGACACGGGCACGATGATGGCGCCGAGTTCTTCCGCGCCGTAGTGGGCGCCGAGCCCGCCGGTGAACAGGCCGTAGCCGTAGGCGTTGTGGATGATGTCGCGGGTGGAGGCGCCGGAGGCCACGAAGCAGCGGGCCATGAGCTTGGCCCAGTTGCGCACGTCGCGGTGGGTGTAGCCAACCACGGTGGACTTGCCCGTGGTGCCCGACGATGCATGGATGCGCACCACGTTCTCCTTGGGAACGGCGAAGAGCCCGAAGGGATAGTGGTTGCGCAGGTCCTGCTTCTCCGTGAACGGCAGAAGCTTCACATCGGCCAGGGATCGAATGTCGGAGGGCTTTACCCCCATCTCGTCGAATTTCTGGCGGTAGAAGCCCACGTTGGCATGAACGCGCTCAACCAGCGACTTGAGCCGCTTGAGCTGCAGGGCTTCCAGGTCCTCCCTGGGCAGGGTTTCCATCTCCACGTCATAAATCATATGGGCTTCACCTCCGTCTTCTTGCACGCGTCTGGTGATTCCTGCCCGAAGGCGTGCGTCCGCGTCAATATCCCGGGCACTTTGCGTTTGCGGCAAGAGGGTAAAGTCTGTACGAATGCCTCACGGAATAAAACTATGACAAAAGCAAAGAAACCACCGGTAAAGAAATCGTCGATCCCCACTGTGGAAAAGGTCCGGAAGGTGGCCCTCTGGCTCATGGAAAAAAAAGCCAAGGACATCGTGGCCATGGACATCAGCAAAGTGTGCAGCGTCACCGAATCCATGGTCGTTGCCACCGCGGCCAACGTGCGCCAGGCCCAGGCCCTGGCCGACCATGTGCTTGCCAAGTGCGGGGAGGACAACATCTCCTTTTTGGGCATGGACGGCTACAAGACCGGACAATGGATCCTCGTGGACCTCAACGACGTGCTCGTGCACATCTTCATGGAAGATGCCCGCGGATTCTACAACCTCGAAGGGCTCTGGTCCGAAGGCGTGGAAATATCCTTGCCCAAGGCGCCCGCAGCCCCCGCTGAACCCACTTCATGAAAAAAGCTCCCACTCTGCTTCTTATTCTGGATGGCTGGGGCATCGCTCCGGCCGGTCCTGGCAATGCCGTTACCACGGCCTGTCCCGCCACCCTGAACGCCCTGGCGGCCGAGTACCCTCATTCCCGGCTCAAATGTTCCGGACGGGCCGTGGGCCTTCCGGACGGCTTCATGGGCAATTCCGAAGTAGGCCACATGAACATCGGCGCGGGCCGGGTGGTCTACCAGGACATGACCCGCATTGACATGGCCATCGAGGAGCGCACCCTGTGGCAGAACCCCACCCTTGGGGATCTGGCGGCCAAGGTCAAGGCGAGCGGGGGAAAGCTTCATCTCATGGGCCTGGTTTCCGACGGCGGCGTCCACAGCCACCAGAAACATATAGAAGCGTTGCTAGAAGTGTTCCGCGATCTAGGGCTGGAGCGGGTTTTCGTGCATTGCTTCCTGGACGGACGCGACACTCCTCCGGACAGCGGTCAGGAGTATGTGGCCGATCTTCAGAAGGCCATGGTCCGCATCGGTTGCGGCAAGGTGGCCTCGGTGACGGGGCGTTTCTACGCCATGGACCGCGACAAGCGCTGGGAGCGCGTGGCGGATGCCTACGCCGCACTCACGTCCGGGCAGGGCATCTTGATAGCCGATCCCGTGGATTCCATTAAAGACGCCTACACCCATGATGAAACCGACGAATTCATAAAGCCCCGGCTGGTTATTGGTTCGGACGGCAACCCCCTGGCCCTGGTCGAGGACGGGGACGCGGTATTCTTCTTCAACTTCCGGGCGGACCGCGCCAGGGAGATAACCAGGGCCTTCATCGAGCCGGAATTCGCCGGTTTTGCCCGGGCCAGGACCCCCAAACTCTGCGCATTCGCCACCATGACCGAATACGAATCCAGTTTCGGCGTGCCCGTGGCCTTTGGCCCTGAAGAGCTTACCAACACCCTTGGCCAGGTGTACTCCGATGCCGGGCTTAAGCAGCTGAGGCTGGCTGAAACCGAGAAGTACGCCCATGTCACCTATTTTTTGAACGGCGGACGCGAGGAGCCGTTCCCGGGCGAGGATAGGGTCATGATTCCCTCTCCCAGGGAAGTGGCCACCTACGACCTGAAGCCCCAGATGAGTGTCTACGAGGTCACCGCCGCTTTTGAAGAGGCCTGGTCCAAGGGGTATGACCTGGTGGTCTGCAATCTGGCCAACCTGGACATGGTGGGCCACACGGGCATCATGGAAGCGGCCGTGGCCGCCTGCAAGGCCGTGGACGCCAGCGTTACGCGCATTCTCGATGCCGTGCTTGCTTCCGGGGGGCGCGCTCTTGTTACGGCGGACCACGGGAACGCCGAGGAGATGATCGACTCCCGGGGCGGCAAGATGACGGCCCACACCTTAAACGACGTGCCGCTCATACTGGTGGATCCGTCGCGCAAGGGCTCGAAATTAAAGGACGGCAAGCTCGCCGACCTGGCCCCCACCATCCTGGACCTGGCCGGGCTTGAAAAACCGCAGCAGATGACGGGTAATTCCCTGATCGAAGGCTTTAGCCATGTCTGAGAAGAAAAAGCCCATCACCCCGGTGAAGCCCAGCGGGCTGGAGCTGGTCTACCTGTACCCGTGCCCCTACTGTGTTCGCGAGGTTCCGCTGATTGCGCCCACCAAACCCACCATGGCCCAGTGCGATGCCTGCCATCAGCGTTTCCCGGTGGTCCCGGCGGACGAGAAGACCGTGCGTTTCCTGAAGCTCATGACCGCGGGCGGCAGGGCGGGGATCGACCCGGACTTCCTGTAGGGATTTCGGGTTTCTGCGCTGCGACAACCAAAGATTCCCCTGAGCCTGGGCGGATTGGCCGGTATGCGCCTTGATTCTAATACCCCAAGGGACGCGTAGCTTTTTCTTCTTCCCCTGGCCTTTTCTCCGCGCGCACTTCACGCCAACGATCTTGTTTTGTCCTTGCCGAGTCGTCATATACTGTTCCAAGAGCCTCACATGTTACAAAACGCCAGAATCGCCGGGTATCTTGCCGCCCTTGCCGCAACGGTCATCTGGGCCGGTAACTTCGTGTTGGCCAGAGGCGTGGCGCAGCATATTCCGCCCATCCAGCTGAACTTCTGGCGCTGGGTGCTGGCGCTTGCCTGCATGCTGCCCATTGCCCTGCCCAAACTCCGGGCCGATTGGCCTGGCATGCGCAGGCAGTGGCGGTATCTCTTCCTCATGGCCCTGGTGGGAGTCTCGGGGTTGAACGCGCTTATCTACAAGGCCGGACAGACCACGCAGAGCCTGAACATGGCCCTTCTGGTGCCCACGGCTCCCATCATGATCATCATTATGTCGCGCATTTTCTACGGGGAGCCCATCACCTACCGCAGGCTGGCCGGGGTAGGGGTGGTGCTCCTTGGCGTTCTGGCGCTTATTTCGCGTGGTGACTGGCAGCACCTCGCCTCGGTGAAATTCACCCCGGGCGACCTGTGGGCTTTGGCTGGGGCGGCCTGCTTCGCGGTGTACTCGCTTTTCATCCGCAGGCGCCCGGCAGATATCTCCATCGAAGGCTTCAACGCGGCCATGTTCACTGCCGGCATAGTGCTCATGATCCCGGCGCTGGCCTGGGAGGCGGCCGTTTCGCCTGCGCCGGTGTGGAACGGCCCGGTCATTGTGGCCGTGCTCTACGCGGGAATCGGCTGCTCCTTTGCCGCGTACCTCCTCTGGACCAAGGCCATATCGATAATCGGCCCTGTCCTGGCAGGCATTGTGTATTATTCCCTTCCCTTGTTCGCGGCCATCGAATCGGTGGTCATCCTGGACGAACATATCGCCCTGTTCCATGTTTTCGGTGGCGGGCTCATCATTGCGGGAATCCTGATCGCCACTCTGGACAAGGATTCTCTCTGGCGTCGGGCTTAAGGGGAATAAACGACACCGGACACACGTGCGCCAGGGATCTCACGTTGCACTCTCTCCCCCATCAGAGCGTCAGTCTTCAC includes the following:
- a CDS encoding ACT domain-containing protein; protein product: MKVEQISIFLENRAGRLEEVTRILSENEVSIRALSLADTSDFGILRLIVSDHEKAKKALKEQGFTVGRTSVVAVEVDDKPGGLNAILQILSQGGVNVEYMYAFVQQSARTAIIVFRFDKTDQAIELLGQKGIKIIPGETLYNL
- a CDS encoding phenylacetate--CoA ligase, whose product is MIYDVEMETLPREDLEALQLKRLKSLVERVHANVGFYRQKFDEMGVKPSDIRSLADVKLLPFTEKQDLRNHYPFGLFAVPKENVVRIHASSGTTGKSTVVGYTHRDVRNWAKLMARCFVASGASTRDIIHNAYGYGLFTGGLGAHYGAEELGAIIVPVSGGGTKRQVMLLKDFGPTVICSTPSYALVLHEAALEAGVNIKDLPLKIGIFGAEPWTEEMRRDIEERMGITAIDIYGLSEIMGPGVGIECNIAQKGLHIMEDHFLIEVIDPDTCEVLPPGEVGELVITTLTKEAQPLIRYRTRDITKLDVVPCRCGRTFARVHRMMGRSDDMLIIRGVNVFPSQIESILLETEGLSPHYLLVVKREGNLDTLEVQVEVDEKLFSDEIKNLQRIEGKIIKNIKDYLGVTAHVKLVEPRSIQRSEGKAQRILDLRKSQ
- a CDS encoding 2,3-bisphosphoglycerate-independent phosphoglycerate mutase, with the translated sequence MKKAPTLLLILDGWGIAPAGPGNAVTTACPATLNALAAEYPHSRLKCSGRAVGLPDGFMGNSEVGHMNIGAGRVVYQDMTRIDMAIEERTLWQNPTLGDLAAKVKASGGKLHLMGLVSDGGVHSHQKHIEALLEVFRDLGLERVFVHCFLDGRDTPPDSGQEYVADLQKAMVRIGCGKVASVTGRFYAMDRDKRWERVADAYAALTSGQGILIADPVDSIKDAYTHDETDEFIKPRLVIGSDGNPLALVEDGDAVFFFNFRADRAREITRAFIEPEFAGFARARTPKLCAFATMTEYESSFGVPVAFGPEELTNTLGQVYSDAGLKQLRLAETEKYAHVTYFLNGGREEPFPGEDRVMIPSPREVATYDLKPQMSVYEVTAAFEEAWSKGYDLVVCNLANLDMVGHTGIMEAAVAACKAVDASVTRILDAVLASGGRALVTADHGNAEEMIDSRGGKMTAHTLNDVPLILVDPSRKGSKLKDGKLADLAPTILDLAGLEKPQQMTGNSLIEGFSHV
- the rsfS gene encoding ribosome silencing factor, with the protein product MTKAKKPPVKKSSIPTVEKVRKVALWLMEKKAKDIVAMDISKVCSVTESMVVATAANVRQAQALADHVLAKCGEDNISFLGMDGYKTGQWILVDLNDVLVHIFMEDARGFYNLEGLWSEGVEISLPKAPAAPAEPTS
- a CDS encoding M48 family metallopeptidase, whose protein sequence is MHLFPLFIVLLLLSSGCDSAPYTERRQLIVIPERQERAMGVQAARDILATEKLSSNQAQVEAVRRVGQRIAAASNEADMRWEFHVIDKDSVPNAFCLPGGKIFVYSGLFKYVQDEAQLATVIAHEVAHAMARHGAERATVELGAQLGGAVLGLVLGDEDPRLAQIASKVWGYGASLGVMLPYSRKQEYEADTIGLHLMAKAGYDMDAALKFWDNMRKNPQSPKIFAFLSTHPTDERRIERIKKTISEIRAGQKTS
- a CDS encoding DMT family transporter, with product MLQNARIAGYLAALAATVIWAGNFVLARGVAQHIPPIQLNFWRWVLALACMLPIALPKLRADWPGMRRQWRYLFLMALVGVSGLNALIYKAGQTTQSLNMALLVPTAPIMIIIMSRIFYGEPITYRRLAGVGVVLLGVLALISRGDWQHLASVKFTPGDLWALAGAACFAVYSLFIRRRPADISIEGFNAAMFTAGIVLMIPALAWEAAVSPAPVWNGPVIVAVLYAGIGCSFAAYLLWTKAISIIGPVLAGIVYYSLPLFAAIESVVILDEHIALFHVFGGGLIIAGILIATLDKDSLWRRA
- the clpA gene encoding ATP-dependent Clp protease ATP-binding subunit ClpA, whose protein sequence is MLGKRLELVLTSAVKEVKRRNHEYLTLEHLLHAIVQEESGKSILINCGANVVRLRHQLERFFVEHMEVLPQEQATEVVQTLGVQRVLQRAIMQMQSAGKDKVEVGDVLAAIFEEDDSYAVYFLKSHGVTRLDVLECIAHGQGLEESRESEDGAKQGEEPGKKKESALEQFTVDLVAKAREGKIDPLIGRDEELARTVQVLARRRKNNPLYVGDPGVGKTALAEGLALRIATGDVPEVFKDVEVFALDMGSLLAGTKYRGDFEARMKAVLNEFKAKPGAILFVDEIHTIVGAGATSGGTMDASNILKPVLASGQLRCIGSTTYEEFKNHFEKDRALSRRFQKIEVREPSQEEAVEILKGLKPHYEEHHGVQYTAGSLKSAVELSARHLNDRYLPDKAIDVIDEAGAVFRLSGKPGKNVIGVHDVEKVVSRMAKIPAQRVSATDRTHLSGIENDLKRLIFGQDEAIDILSKAIKRSRAGLSPAGKPTGNFLLAGPTGVGKTELAKQLANVLGIHFMRFDMSEYMEKHAVARLIGAPPGYVGFDQGGLLTEGIRKHPYCVLLLDEIEKAHPDMFNILLQVMDYATLTDNNGRKADFSHVILLMTSNAGAREMSAKSIGFGHQKPEDGASHGQKALERLFSPEFRNRLDAVVTFKSLTPAIMEMIVGKYITELNAQLKERKVLVDVSDKAVQWLAKKGFDPAFGARPLARFIQEKLKDPLADELLFGKLQKGGQVKVGIAKDGPKKGKQGKVETVLTFEFKPKTPEKEKV
- a CDS encoding diguanylate cyclase; this encodes MISDQTSASAHMTLKALVTACMLMLFWWCPACPSSASESPDVKVLYINSYHRGYSWSDGIEEGLRERLNRSGKNIELSLEYLDSRRFAYGKQIEPMAQAMEIKYKNYKPDVVVVSDNAAFDFIKQYRDRLCPNAPIVFCGYNDFRPGVIQGMANITGVNEEISIEETVAMALKVHPGTRTLAFIMSTGDLSSKRIVEAAEESILPKLRERFNVVVLLDASLDEIKEGLARLPRETILFFSGQTRDIASGRELSPIENGRLIASFSPFPAYTFWDFHLNTGVLGGHVLTGQDQGRAAADMVLRILAGTPADSIPVLMTSPATNIFDYNVMNRFGISPGDLPLNSVIINQPFSLWKLYRWQIIALFAFIVAESMLVVYLLKVVRDRRSAHATLEEERSSLEKHVHQRTEELREANQQLSLLSFHDCLTNIANRRRFDGVLSAELLRRKRSGKPLSLIMLDIDFFKQYNDTYGHIAGDDCLRKIAGLLVDKSNRTTDLTARYGGEEFSIILPETSAYGAQVIAERIRKGVKDLAIPHSSSSISDHVTVSLGVVTISEAKPVSPKELIFLADELLYEAKSGGRDRVVAKEYAEKQP